A genomic stretch from Setaria viridis chromosome 1, Setaria_viridis_v4.0, whole genome shotgun sequence includes:
- the LOC117841590 gene encoding probable protein S-acyltransferase 15, which translates to MARRRGGPAAAAATAVASPAVVGTVAVMALVYYSTLFVFLDHWLGLGTPAGAAHAAAVSLAVAACFFAFVCAAAADPGSVPASFAPDAEAAQGQGLKSRYCDKCCMFKPDRSHHCKVCKRCVLKMDHHCVWINNCVGYGNYKAFIICVLNATIGSLYSFVIFLCDLFLKEHEFHILYVKIVYILAGVLLFFLSLTIGSLLCWHIYLLCHNMTTIEYREAVRAKWLAKKSGQKFRHRFDLGMRKNIQMILGPNILCWLCPTATGHLKDGTEFQITNN; encoded by the exons ATGgcgcggaggaggggcggccccgcggcggcggctgcgacggCGGTCGCCTCGCCGGCCGTTGTCGGGACGGTCGCCGTCATGGCGCTCGTCTACTACTCCACGCTCTTCGTCTTCCTGGACCACTGGCTCGGCCTCGgcacgccggccggcgccgcccacgCGGCCGCCGtctcgctcgccgtcgccgcgtgcTTCTTCGCCTTCGTGTGCGCCGCGGCTGCCGACCCGGGCTCCGTTCCCGCCTCCTTCGCTCCCGACGCCGAAGCCGCGCAGGGACAG GGGTTGAAATCAAGGTATTGTGATAAGTGTTGCATGTTCAAGCCTGATCGGTCCCACCATTGCAAGGTCTGCAAAAGGTGTGTTCTGAAAATG GATCATCATTGTGTCTGGATCAACAACTGTGTAGGATATGGAAACTACAAAGCCTTCATCATCTGTGTCCTAAATGCAACTATCGGGTCTTTATATTCATTT GTCATATTTCTGTGTGATCTCTTTCTGAAAGAGCATGAGTTTCATATTCTTTATGTGAAGATAGTCTAT ATCTTGGCTGGAGTCCTGTTATTCTTCTTAAGCTTGACAATAGGCTCTCTATTATGCTGGCACATCTACCTCTTGTGTCATAACATGACAACCATAGAG TACCGGGAGGCGGTAAGAGCAAAGTGGCTTGCAAAGAAGAGTGGGCAGAAATTTCGCCACCGATTCGATCTTGGCATGCGGAAGAACATTCAAATG ATCCTGGGTCCAAACATTCTTTGCTGGCTTTGCCCTACTGCAACTGGGCATTTGAAGGATGGTACCGAGTTCCAAATCACAAACAACTGA
- the LOC117841591 gene encoding thioredoxin-like 3-2, chloroplastic has product MATAPAHAAAAVAAGEAVMYHGRVETRSTPPRLGFRPGARWAAISLPPGPRHAAPAAAAAKERVVGEGEGPAWVELEPIAGEQQLDRALAEAQQLDLPIVLLWMASWCRKCIYLKPKLEKLAAEYYPRVRFYCVDVNAVPQKLVNRAGVTKMPSIQLWSDSQKQAEVIGGHKSWLVIDDVRRMIEREE; this is encoded by the exons ATGGCCACCGCCCCAGCCcacgcagccgccgccgtcgccgccggtgaaGCGGTGATGTACCACGGTCGAGTTGAGACCCGTTCGACCCCACCTCGTCTTGGCTTCCGTCCCGGTGCCCGGTGGGCCGCGATCTCGCTGCCTCCAGGGCCTCGCCAcgcggctccggcggcagccgcggccAAGGAGAGGGTcgtgggggagggggaggggccggcGTGGGTGGAGCTGGAGCCCATCGCCGGCGAGCAGCAGCTTGACCGGGCCCTCGCGGAGGCGCAGCAGCTCGACCTCCCCATCGTCCTGCTCTG GATGGCGAGTTGGTGCAGAAAATGTATATATTTGAAGCCTAAGCTTGAGAAGTTGGCTGCAGAATACTATCCAAG AGTCCGGTTCTACTGTGTCGATGTCAATGCTGTTCCACAAAAGCTTGTGAACCGTGCTGGAGTAACA AAGATGCCTTCTATACAG CTGTGGAGTGACTCCCAGAAACAGGCCGAGGTGATCGGCGGGCACAAATCTTGGCTGGTAATTGATGACGTCCGGAGAATGATCGAGCGGGAGGAATGA